Proteins from a single region of Streptomyces spectabilis:
- a CDS encoding sugar ABC transporter substrate-binding protein, which produces MARVRTGVRAVGAVLVAVLGASLVGCSSTGGKRAEDARKAAQASGRAAVDTPRWTFAMITHSGDGDTFWDIVQNGAKQAAVKDNIKFLYSHHDEAQQQAQLVDAAIDKKVDGIIVTLAKPDAMKAAVARARKAGIPVVTVNSGSEESKEFGALTHIGQDETIAGEAVGDELNERGRKKALCVLHEQGNVGHEQRCEGAKKTFKGEMKNLYVEGTNMPDVQSSIEARLQSDKDIDAVVTLGAPFADTAVKAKEGANSKAEIDTFDLNEKVAGGLKSGSLGFAVDQQPYLQGYEAVDLLWLYKYNADVLGGGKPVLTGPQIVTKDQAGELEDYAKRGTR; this is translated from the coding sequence GTGGCAAGGGTTCGGACGGGAGTACGTGCGGTGGGTGCCGTGCTGGTTGCGGTGCTCGGGGCGTCCCTCGTGGGATGCAGCAGCACCGGCGGCAAGCGCGCCGAGGACGCGCGCAAGGCGGCGCAGGCGTCGGGCAGGGCCGCGGTGGACACGCCGCGCTGGACCTTCGCGATGATCACCCACTCGGGCGACGGCGACACCTTCTGGGACATCGTCCAGAACGGTGCCAAGCAGGCCGCCGTCAAGGACAACATCAAGTTCCTGTACTCGCACCACGACGAGGCGCAGCAGCAGGCCCAGCTCGTGGACGCGGCCATCGACAAGAAGGTCGACGGAATCATCGTCACGCTCGCCAAGCCGGACGCGATGAAGGCCGCCGTGGCCCGCGCCCGCAAGGCCGGCATCCCGGTGGTGACCGTGAACTCGGGCTCGGAGGAGTCCAAGGAGTTCGGCGCCCTGACCCACATCGGCCAGGACGAGACCATCGCGGGCGAGGCCGTCGGCGACGAGCTGAACGAGCGGGGCAGGAAGAAGGCCCTGTGCGTCCTGCACGAGCAGGGCAACGTCGGCCACGAGCAGCGCTGCGAGGGCGCCAAGAAGACCTTCAAGGGCGAGATGAAGAACCTGTACGTCGAGGGCACCAACATGCCCGACGTGCAGTCCTCCATCGAGGCCAGGCTCCAGTCCGACAAGGACATCGACGCGGTGGTCACGCTCGGCGCGCCGTTCGCCGACACGGCCGTGAAGGCCAAGGAGGGCGCGAACAGCAAGGCCGAGATCGACACCTTCGACCTGAACGAGAAGGTCGCAGGCGGCCTGAAGTCCGGCAGCCTCGGCTTCGCCGTCGACCAGCAGCCCTACCTCCAGGGCTACGAGGCCGTGGACCTGCTGTGGCTCTACAAGTACAACGCCGACGTCCTCGGCGGCGGCAAGCCGGTCCTCACCGGCCCGCAGATCGTCACCAAGGACCAGGCGGGCGAGCTCGAGGACTACGCGAAGCGGGGGACCCGATGA